GATGCGGCTCTTCGCGGTCGGCCCGGTCTCCGCGAGCTCCATCACGCCTCGGGTAGTGCCCCAATAGATCGCCATCCGCGCCTGCTTGAGCGGCATCGACTTCGCCCCGAGGTCCTGATCGTCGTCGATCAGGCCCGCGAACACGCCGCGATGCTGAGTCGTCACGAGAACGGGTTTCACTGTGTCGTCTCCTGCACTTGATCCAGCTGAAAACTCAGCGGCGATACGCCCGCCGCTCCGCGAAACGCTTGCGCACCGCCCGCATGGCCGCCTCCCACAAGTGCCGATCCCGCCGGAACTCGCCCGGCCGCTCGTTCCGCTCCAGGTACTCCCGCAGGCCCACTGAGCCGTGGGAGCGAGCGGGGGAGAGCGGGAGAAGGGTGAGGGTGGTCATGGCGCCTTCGGCCTCGTGATCGAGCGGCAGGCCAGTCACGCCGCTGTGGCACTTCAGGTAAGTGCCTGCGCCGGTCTTTCGCTCAATTCCGGGCTGGGTCATGGCTGCGGCTCCCGTGTCAAGATTTGCATTCTGCGCCAATTGACAAATGGCGTCAAGCGCCAAATTACAAAATCTTCAACCGGGGCCGCCGAGCGGCTTTACAGAATCAGTCGGCTTGGCGATCTAGCAGGTAGCCGGCGTAATCCAGCAAACGCTGGCGCTGCTCAGGGCTCAGCATTGCTGACAGAGCCAAGAGTTGGCCAGTGTCGTCGGAGTCGTCGGAGCCGCGCTCGGCGAGCGTCCATAACGACGATACGCTGACGTTCAGCGCGGTCGCTATGGCTCTG
The DNA window shown above is from Trueperaceae bacterium and carries:
- a CDS encoding helix-turn-helix transcriptional regulator, with amino-acid sequence MPTSTATRGIGWAIRKVRKSQERTLEDVAAAAGTDPSNLSRVERGMQDPPERQLRAIATALNVSVSSLWTLAERGSDDSDDTGQLLALSAMLSPEQRQRLLDYAGYLLDRQAD